In the Aliarcobacter cryaerophilus genome, one interval contains:
- a CDS encoding tetratricopeptide repeat protein yields the protein MRFLTIFILLVSLLNAKDRDFYYSFIDSNGKQIPTKTKETIINTLNQLDEVKAIALDGKLHEAFEKLKIIKDNNKVSLLNSDILILYSELVIKTNSKQHINSASNELEVAINSSLIDQEDLLKAYLILIDLKLNINKVEDARYYAQTVVDIFDDEEAKSRGKISLAKIFKYQKDYKKASKTIFEVLNSTEDKNIASIAANELFDIYLLEGKKDEASELMRQILLTNPSFYSSDYIVANQRVDLLLKLDMKTFAIDILKNLILTSKKDDVLEQTKYKLANLYMSLYDKTDTYLNLAKILYKDIIDNYPKSENFDNASMFYDEIKMRQKAILPNVVADKYPENETMQNKALLQELINNNFNKKYEDVIKMKKVYKDIPKDVLKRFGYENVDELLDMSHLGLIKEYLKEEDCIKLSYILKDLKTDIFKDIVNDDNLKQEFISCMREVPSIENYKQIKDIFKDTKDLDIYLILEAMALDVEEIDDALYYSSKIEKSKDKEILKEEFLYKYQILKIDNNTGKLDRFFKNSLENNDLIEANIEKPIIIDFYYDLYLYLIKEGKEEEAFKVLNSLNNKQNEFKAFVYSPFVESELSRLLKKQNNFQGAVNYLVLALEHAKNIKPEDEVKLYYDILTLYDSLGQKEQKEIYLQKCKNINIEDNFYKNMCNGMNP from the coding sequence TTGAGATTTTTAACTATATTTATACTTCTTGTCTCTCTTTTAAATGCTAAAGATAGAGATTTCTATTATAGTTTTATAGATTCAAATGGAAAGCAGATTCCAACAAAAACAAAAGAGACAATAATAAATACTTTAAATCAGCTAGATGAGGTTAAAGCAATAGCACTTGATGGAAAACTTCATGAGGCTTTTGAGAAATTAAAAATTATAAAAGATAATAATAAAGTATCACTTTTAAATTCTGATATTTTAATACTTTATTCTGAGTTGGTTATAAAAACAAACTCAAAACAGCATATTAATAGTGCTTCAAATGAGCTTGAAGTAGCTATAAATTCATCGCTTATAGATCAAGAAGATTTATTAAAAGCTTATTTAATTTTGATAGATTTAAAGCTAAATATAAATAAAGTAGAAGATGCACGATATTATGCTCAAACAGTAGTAGATATTTTTGATGATGAAGAGGCAAAATCAAGAGGAAAAATATCTTTAGCAAAGATTTTTAAGTACCAAAAAGATTATAAAAAGGCTTCTAAAACTATTTTTGAAGTATTAAACAGTACAGAGGATAAAAATATTGCCTCAATTGCTGCAAATGAACTTTTTGATATATATTTGCTTGAAGGTAAAAAAGATGAAGCAAGTGAACTTATGCGACAAATTTTATTGACAAATCCATCTTTTTACTCTAGTGATTATATAGTGGCAAATCAAAGAGTTGATTTACTCTTAAAACTAGATATGAAAACTTTTGCTATAGATATTTTAAAAAATTTAATATTAACTTCAAAAAAAGATGATGTTTTAGAGCAAACAAAATATAAATTGGCAAATTTATATATGAGTTTATACGACAAAACAGATACTTACTTAAATCTTGCAAAAATTTTATATAAAGATATTATAGATAACTATCCAAAAAGTGAGAATTTTGATAATGCATCTATGTTTTATGATGAGATAAAAATGAGACAAAAAGCTATTTTACCAAATGTAGTAGCAGATAAATATCCAGAAAATGAAACTATGCAAAATAAGGCACTTCTTCAAGAGTTGATTAATAATAATTTTAATAAAAAATATGAAGATGTAATAAAAATGAAAAAAGTCTATAAAGATATTCCAAAGGATGTCTTAAAAAGATTTGGTTATGAAAATGTTGATGAACTTTTAGATATGTCACATTTAGGACTCATTAAAGAGTATTTAAAAGAGGAAGATTGTATTAAATTAAGTTATATTTTAAAAGATTTAAAAACAGATATTTTTAAAGATATAGTTAATGATGATAATTTAAAACAAGAGTTTATTAGTTGTATGAGAGAAGTTCCATCTATTGAAAACTATAAACAAATTAAAGATATCTTTAAAGATACAAAAGATTTAGATATTTATCTTATTTTAGAAGCTATGGCTCTTGATGTTGAAGAGATAGATGATGCTTTGTATTACTCATCAAAAATAGAAAAATCTAAAGATAAAGAGATTTTAAAAGAGGAGTTTTTGTATAAATATCAGATTTTAAAAATTGATAATAATACAGGAAAATTAGATAGATTTTTTAAAAATAGTTTGGAAAATAATGATTTAATTGAGGCAAATATAGAAAAACCAATAATTATTGATTTTTATTATGATTTATATCTATATTTAATAAAAGAAGGAAAAGAGGAAGAGGCATTTAAGGTTTTAAATTCTTTAAATAATAAGCAAAATGAGTTTAAAGCTTTTGTTTATTCTCCTTTTGTAGAGAGTGAATTATCAAGATTATTAAAAAAACAAAATAATTTCCAAGGTGCAGTAAACTATTTAGTACTTGCCTTAGAGCATGCTAAAAATATAAAACCAGAGGATGAGGTAAAACTTTACTACGATATTTTAACTTTGTATGATAGTTTGGGACAAAAAGAACAAAAAGAGATATATTTACAAAAGTGTAAAAATATAAATATAGAAGATAATTTTTATAAAAATATGTGTAACGGAATGAATCCATGA
- the fliI gene encoding flagellar protein export ATPase FliI, with protein sequence MNIDEIIDNIDSNNLNIAFGRVVNISAVTLTAVGLDVAVGDIVRIESVQKLYTVLGMVTVLNDDMFVIVPFSFIDGFKINDKVFLQRDGLTIKCGNGLLGRVVNALGEPIDDLGKIRDLDTNAPINKESMSPLDRGIIDQKFATGVKAIDSMLTCGKGQKVGIFAGSGVGKSTLMGMIVQGCEATIKVIALVGERGREIPEFIHYNLNNNLENTVIVTATSDESPLMRKYAAFTAMSIAEYFRDKGHDVLLMMDSVTRFAMAQREIGLSTGEPPVSRGYPPSVFALLPQLMERAGNSKKGSITAFFTVLVDGDDLNDPIADQSRSILDGHIVLTRDLTEQGFYPPINILKSASRVIDKVVTKEHYNDFLKLKRVLSLIKENEVLIRVGAYKKGMDLELDSAIAKKEKAREFLTQGTLEKYSFDEIVANLRKVLI encoded by the coding sequence ATGAATATAGACGAAATTATAGATAACATAGATTCAAATAATTTAAATATAGCCTTTGGAAGAGTTGTAAATATCTCTGCTGTTACTTTAACTGCTGTTGGTTTAGATGTTGCTGTTGGAGATATTGTAAGAATTGAATCAGTACAAAAGCTATATACAGTTTTAGGAATGGTTACAGTTTTAAATGATGATATGTTTGTAATTGTTCCATTTTCATTTATAGATGGCTTTAAGATAAATGATAAAGTATTTTTACAAAGAGATGGACTTACTATAAAGTGCGGAAATGGTCTTTTAGGAAGAGTTGTAAATGCTTTGGGAGAACCTATTGATGATTTGGGAAAAATAAGAGATTTAGATACAAATGCACCTATAAATAAAGAGAGTATGTCACCACTTGATAGAGGGATTATTGATCAAAAATTTGCAACGGGTGTAAAGGCTATTGACTCAATGCTTACATGTGGTAAAGGTCAAAAAGTAGGTATTTTTGCAGGAAGTGGAGTTGGAAAATCAACTCTTATGGGAATGATAGTTCAAGGATGTGAAGCAACTATTAAAGTCATTGCACTTGTTGGAGAAAGAGGAAGAGAGATTCCTGAATTTATTCACTATAATTTAAATAACAATTTAGAAAATACTGTAATTGTAACAGCAACTTCAGATGAGTCACCACTTATGCGAAAATATGCTGCTTTTACAGCTATGAGCATAGCTGAATATTTTAGAGATAAAGGGCATGATGTACTTCTTATGATGGATAGTGTTACTAGATTTGCTATGGCTCAAAGAGAGATAGGTCTAAGTACAGGAGAACCACCAGTTAGTAGGGGGTATCCACCATCAGTGTTTGCACTTTTACCACAACTTATGGAAAGAGCAGGCAATAGTAAAAAAGGCTCTATTACAGCATTTTTTACAGTTTTAGTTGATGGAGATGATTTAAATGATCCAATTGCAGATCAAAGTAGGTCTATTCTTGATGGACATATAGTTTTAACAAGAGATTTAACAGAACAAGGTTTTTATCCACCAATAAATATATTAAAATCAGCTTCTAGGGTAATAGATAAAGTTGTTACAAAAGAGCATTATAATGATTTTTTAAAGTTAAAAAGAGTATTATCACTAATAAAAGAGAACGAAGTTTTAATTAGAGTTGGTGCATACAAAAAAGGTATGGATCTTGAGTTAGATAGTGCAATAGCGAAAAAAGAGAAAGCAAGAGAGTTTTTAACACAAGGAACTCTCGAAAAGTACTCTTTTGATGAAATTGTTGCAAATTTAAGAAAGGTGTTAATATGA
- the flhB gene encoding flagellar biosynthesis protein FlhB, whose amino-acid sequence MADDEEKTEEPTSKKIEDARAEGNVGKSAEVAGAVILTLGSVYLIFLSGFTFLEIKKVMLYIYGFIGQEIDESTYFTITVTVATTLVKALSPIYLLVFVLALASNWMQFGFIATPLKFDLQKLDPIKGMQNVFSLKKLMEALKLTLKLAVIVWVMFLLFALTYQDFLTMMNKELNATIEAMIDLIIIFVFTILFIIIIFAIIDFYFSKHYYMKSLRMSKQEIKDEYKNMEGDPQVKGRIRRIQMQMAQKRMMSSVPDADVVITNPTHYAVALKYDSSKNQAPLVVAKGIDFLALRIKEIAKENSVTIIENPSLARALYDQIELEREVPSEFYKAIAEIFSYVYELKKKR is encoded by the coding sequence ATGGCTGATGATGAAGAAAAAACAGAAGAACCCACATCCAAGAAGATAGAAGATGCCAGAGCTGAAGGAAATGTAGGTAAATCTGCTGAAGTAGCTGGTGCTGTTATTTTAACTTTGGGCTCTGTTTATTTAATATTTCTTTCAGGTTTTACATTTTTAGAGATAAAAAAAGTGATGTTGTATATCTATGGTTTTATAGGACAAGAAATAGACGAAAGCACATATTTTACAATTACTGTTACAGTTGCAACAACACTTGTAAAAGCTTTGTCTCCCATATATTTGTTAGTTTTTGTTTTAGCACTTGCTAGCAACTGGATGCAGTTTGGATTTATTGCAACTCCTTTAAAATTTGATTTACAAAAACTAGATCCAATAAAAGGTATGCAAAATGTTTTTAGCCTAAAAAAATTGATGGAGGCTCTTAAATTAACCCTTAAATTAGCTGTTATAGTTTGGGTTATGTTTTTACTTTTTGCATTAACATATCAAGATTTTTTGACAATGATGAATAAAGAGCTAAATGCAACTATAGAAGCTATGATAGACTTGATTATTATATTTGTTTTTACCATTTTGTTTATTATTATTATTTTTGCTATAATAGATTTCTATTTTTCTAAACATTATTATATGAAATCTTTAAGAATGAGTAAGCAAGAGATTAAAGATGAGTATAAAAATATGGAAGGAGACCCTCAAGTTAAGGGAAGAATTCGTAGAATTCAGATGCAAATGGCACAAAAAAGAATGATGAGTAGCGTTCCTGATGCAGATGTTGTTATTACAAATCCAACACACTATGCTGTTGCTTTAAAATATGATAGTTCAAAAAATCAAGCTCCTTTAGTTGTTGCAAAAGGTATAGACTTTTTAGCTTTAAGAATAAAAGAGATAGCAAAAGAGAATAGTGTAACTATAATAGAAAATCCAAGTCTAGCACGGGCTTTGTATGATCAAATTGAGTTAGAAAGAGAAGTTCCTTCAGAGTTTTATAAAGCAATTGCTGAGATTTTCTCTTATGTTTATGAATTAAAGAAAAAAAGGTAG